One Phocaeicola dorei genomic region harbors:
- the ahpC gene encoding alkyl hydroperoxide reductase subunit C: protein MEPIINSQVPEFKVQAFHNGEFKTVTNKDIEGKWAIFFFYPADFTFVCPTELVDIAEKYNQFKAMGVEVYSVSTDSHFVHKAWHDASESIRKITYPMLADPTGALSRAFGVMIEEDGMAYRGTFVVNPEGKIKLAEIQDNSIGRNADELLRKVEAAQFVATHDGEVCPAKWKKGAETLKPSIDLVGKI from the coding sequence ATGGAACCAATTATTAATTCACAAGTTCCTGAATTTAAAGTTCAGGCATTCCATAATGGAGAGTTTAAAACCGTAACTAATAAAGATATTGAAGGTAAATGGGCTATTTTCTTCTTCTATCCTGCTGACTTTACGTTTGTATGCCCTACCGAACTTGTAGATATTGCTGAAAAGTATAATCAGTTCAAAGCAATGGGAGTGGAAGTATATTCTGTAAGCACCGATTCACATTTCGTTCATAAAGCATGGCATGATGCGTCTGAAAGCATCCGCAAAATCACTTATCCGATGTTGGCAGATCCTACAGGTGCTTTGTCGCGTGCATTTGGTGTGATGATTGAAGAAGACGGTATGGCTTATCGTGGTACTTTTGTAGTGAATCCCGAAGGCAAGATCAAATTAGCTGAAATTCAGGACAACAGTATCGGGCGTAATGCTGATGAACTTCTTCGTAAGGTAGAAGCTGCCCAGTTTGTAGCCACTCATGATGGTGAGGTTTGTCCTGCTAAATGGAAGAAAGGTGCTGAGACCTTGAAACCGAGTATTGATTTGGTAGGTAAAATTTAA
- the eno gene encoding phosphopyruvate hydratase: MKIEKIIAREILDSRGNPTVEVDVTLESGITGRASVPSGASTGEHEALELRDGDKTRYNGKGTLKAVANVNTIIAPALIGCSALEQRAIDKKMLALDGTPTKSKLGANAILGVSLAVAKAAANYLDIPLYRYIGGTNTYVMPVPMMNIINGGSHSDAPIAFQEFMIRPVGAPSFHEGLRMGAEVFHALKKVLHDRGLSTAVGDEGGFAPALNGTEDAIESILAAIKNAGYEPGKDVMIGMDCASSEFYKNGVYDYTIFEGETGKKRTTDEQINYLEELINKYPIDSIEDGMSENDWEGWKKLTERIGNRCQLVGDDLFVTNVEFLSKGIAQGCANSILIKVNQIGSLSETLDAIEMAHRHGYTTVTSHRSGETEDATIADIAVATNSGQIKTGSLSRSDRMAKYNQLLRIEEELGNLAVYGYKRIK, from the coding sequence ATGAAAATAGAAAAAATTATAGCCCGCGAGATATTAGACTCACGTGGTAATCCCACAGTAGAAGTCGATGTTACATTAGAATCAGGAATCACAGGTCGTGCATCGGTTCCGTCAGGAGCATCAACCGGAGAACACGAAGCATTAGAACTACGCGATGGTGACAAAACTCGCTATAATGGAAAAGGAACCTTAAAAGCTGTAGCCAATGTAAACACAATCATTGCCCCGGCGCTAATTGGTTGCTCAGCACTGGAACAACGTGCCATTGATAAAAAGATGTTAGCATTAGATGGTACTCCCACTAAATCCAAACTCGGAGCCAATGCCATTTTAGGCGTATCGCTAGCAGTAGCAAAAGCAGCCGCAAACTATCTGGATATACCTTTATATAGATACATAGGTGGGACGAATACATACGTAATGCCGGTTCCAATGATGAATATCATCAATGGCGGTTCACATAGTGATGCTCCCATTGCTTTTCAAGAATTTATGATTCGTCCTGTAGGTGCTCCATCTTTCCACGAAGGTTTACGCATGGGAGCCGAAGTATTCCATGCGCTGAAAAAAGTATTGCATGACCGCGGTCTGAGCACTGCCGTAGGCGATGAAGGTGGCTTTGCTCCTGCCTTGAACGGAACCGAGGATGCCATTGAGTCTATTCTGGCAGCCATCAAGAATGCAGGTTATGAACCGGGTAAAGATGTCATGATTGGTATGGACTGTGCTTCTTCTGAATTCTATAAGAATGGCGTTTATGACTATACGATTTTTGAAGGAGAAACAGGCAAAAAACGTACGACTGACGAGCAAATTAATTATCTGGAAGAATTGATTAATAAGTATCCTATCGATTCTATTGAGGACGGTATGAGTGAAAATGACTGGGAAGGGTGGAAGAAGCTGACCGAACGTATAGGCAACCGTTGCCAACTGGTAGGTGATGACTTGTTCGTAACCAATGTAGAATTCCTTTCAAAAGGTATTGCACAAGGATGCGCCAACTCTATCCTGATCAAAGTCAATCAAATAGGTTCTTTAAGTGAAACACTGGATGCTATTGAAATGGCTCATCGTCATGGATATACCACTGTTACTTCCCACCGCTCAGGAGAAACGGAAGACGCAACCATTGCAGACATTGCCGTAGCTACCAATAGTGGACAAATCAAAACAGGCTCATTGAGCCGGAGCGACCGCATGGCAAAATACAACCAGTTACTCCGTATTGAAGAGGAACTGGGTAATTTGGCCGTATATGGTTACAAACGAATCAAATAA
- a CDS encoding magnesium transporter CorA family protein codes for MRKYLYCENGFVEKPQWMPNCWVNVECPDQSDFEFLTKELKVPEAFLEDIADMDERPRTDTEDNWLLTIIRIPLQQQGSIPYITIPIGIITNNEIIVTVCYHSTEMIPDFIDHTRRKGIIVPNKFELILRLIYSSAVWFLKYLKQINNDVAAAEKELERSIRNEDLLRLMKLQKTLVYFNTSIRGNEVMVGKLQSIFQEKDYQNRDLVEDVVIELKQAYNTVNIYSDILTGTMDAFASIISNNVNTIMKRMTSISIILMVPTLIASFYGMNVDVHVDALPHAFSFIILASITLSALAFVIFRKIKWF; via the coding sequence ATGAGAAAATATCTTTATTGTGAAAATGGCTTTGTAGAAAAGCCACAATGGATGCCAAACTGCTGGGTGAATGTAGAATGCCCCGACCAAAGTGATTTTGAGTTTCTGACTAAAGAATTAAAAGTCCCCGAAGCTTTTTTAGAGGACATCGCCGATATGGATGAACGTCCACGAACGGATACGGAAGACAACTGGCTACTGACCATTATCCGAATCCCCCTGCAACAACAGGGAAGCATCCCTTATATCACTATCCCTATCGGTATCATTACAAATAATGAAATCATTGTTACCGTGTGTTATCACTCCACTGAAATGATTCCTGATTTCATTGACCACACCCGACGTAAAGGAATCATTGTGCCTAATAAATTTGAACTGATTTTACGGTTAATTTACTCATCTGCCGTATGGTTCTTGAAATATCTGAAACAAATAAACAATGATGTAGCTGCCGCAGAAAAAGAATTGGAAAGGAGCATACGTAATGAGGACCTGCTAAGATTGATGAAACTACAAAAAACATTGGTTTATTTCAATACGTCCATTCGTGGAAATGAGGTGATGGTAGGTAAATTGCAAAGTATCTTCCAGGAAAAAGATTATCAAAACCGCGATTTGGTAGAAGATGTAGTCATTGAATTAAAACAAGCATATAACACGGTAAATATCTACAGTGATATCTTAACCGGAACCATGGACGCATTTGCTTCCATCATATCCAATAATGTGAACACCATCATGAAACGCATGACCAGTATTTCCATCATTCTGATGGTACCCACATTAATAGCTAGTTTCTATGGAATGAACGTAGATGTACATGTAGATGCATTACCACATGCTTTTAGTTTTATTATTTTGGCGTCCATCACATTGTCTGCGTTGGCCTTTGTTATTTTCAGGAAGATAAAGTGGTTCTAA
- a CDS encoding PepSY-associated TM helix domain-containing protein encodes MKKIFRQIHLWLSVPFGLIITLICFSGAMLVFENEVMELARHELYYVKKVETVPLPVDRLLEEVELTLPDSVFVIGISVFSDPERAWQVNLSKPRRASMYVDQYTGEIKGKYERPAFFVTMFRLHRWLLDSMKADGGVFWGKMIVGVSTLLFVVVLISGIVIWWPRTRKALKNSLRISVGRGFRRFWYDLHVAGGMYALFFLLAMALTGLTWSFGWYRAGFYKVFGVEVQQGGTHSGVTLRGGRGSDQPGKNVSHSSSYVCWQQVYEQLALNNPGYKQITLSDGVANVSFNTFGNQRASDRYKFNPHSGEIDEVVLYKDAEKAGKIRGWIYSVHVGSWGGMLTRLLTFIAALIGATLPLTGYYLWIKRIWRKKSRVN; translated from the coding sequence ATGAAGAAAATATTTCGCCAAATACATCTTTGGCTTTCTGTTCCTTTCGGGTTAATCATTACCTTGATTTGCTTCTCGGGAGCTATGCTGGTTTTTGAAAATGAAGTGATGGAACTGGCTAGGCATGAACTCTATTATGTAAAAAAGGTAGAGACAGTTCCACTTCCTGTTGATCGATTATTAGAAGAGGTAGAACTCACGTTACCCGACAGTGTGTTTGTGATAGGAATCAGTGTTTTTTCTGACCCGGAACGCGCTTGGCAGGTGAATCTGTCCAAGCCTCGTCGTGCTTCTATGTATGTGGATCAATATACTGGTGAGATTAAAGGTAAATATGAACGTCCTGCATTTTTTGTGACTATGTTCAGGCTGCATCGCTGGCTGTTGGACAGTATGAAAGCGGATGGCGGAGTCTTTTGGGGAAAAATGATTGTAGGTGTCAGCACCCTGTTGTTTGTCGTGGTTTTGATATCGGGTATCGTTATCTGGTGGCCTCGTACACGAAAAGCCTTGAAAAATAGTTTAAGAATATCTGTCGGCAGGGGCTTTAGAAGATTTTGGTATGACCTGCATGTTGCAGGTGGAATGTATGCGCTGTTTTTTTTATTGGCTATGGCCCTTACCGGGTTAACATGGTCTTTTGGATGGTATCGGGCAGGTTTCTATAAAGTGTTTGGCGTGGAAGTACAACAGGGAGGTACACATAGTGGGGTGACTCTGCGTGGTGGTAGAGGTAGTGATCAACCTGGAAAGAATGTTTCTCATTCTTCGTCCTATGTTTGTTGGCAACAAGTTTATGAACAATTAGCCCTAAATAATCCCGGTTACAAACAGATAACCTTATCAGATGGGGTAGCAAATGTTTCTTTCAATACCTTTGGTAATCAACGTGCTTCCGACCGTTATAAATTCAATCCTCATAGTGGTGAGATTGATGAGGTAGTTTTATATAAAGATGCTGAGAAGGCTGGAAAGATTCGCGGATGGATCTATTCTGTACATGTTGGTAGTTGGGGCGGTATGCTTACTCGTTTACTGACGTTTATAGCAGCTTTGATAGGAGCCACCTTGCCATTAACAGGATACTATTTATGGATAAAACGTATTTGGAGAAAGAAATCAAGAGTAAATTGA
- a CDS encoding DUF4374 domain-containing protein translates to MKKVFFLNGFVAIAIVGMVLSACTDNEPDYGSGTEAKGEYVIASSVTASGNTTNVLLTSETLDKGTVSTVNNGLVNDGATQWVFYKNQYLYALTYNQGNAGTTRSYIMDSNNEVKARSGEFAIKRFTTYGIYDKYIMTSSTGDGPTAYADENGYLPKMFLLSYLDVSAETFTTNDTQNKAYMSENFLGNGEYVTLAGILEQNNKLYSAAIPMGLSQYGSATDGGKWILPGNDDLVKTEDGGSNSSSYKKGELQWTQYPNKCWVAIFDNETLTTKKIIETDKISYACGRMKSQYYQTIWAADNGDIYVFSPSYAKTMADKRQQTTLDAGVVRIKAGTEEFDPDYYYSIEAQTGGKSFIRCWHITGDYFLLLMYDRPLTETGFTANQLAIYKGETGKLTYVTGLPSADLISGFGNTPYVENGYAYMAVTTTEGYPSIYKIDPVGAVATKGVSIEATQISGVGKLQPQN, encoded by the coding sequence ATGAAGAAAGTTTTCTTTTTGAATGGATTTGTTGCTATTGCCATAGTAGGAATGGTGTTGAGTGCATGTACGGATAATGAGCCGGATTACGGTTCGGGTACCGAGGCTAAAGGTGAGTATGTTATTGCATCTTCGGTCACAGCGTCTGGAAATACAACGAATGTGCTGCTTACTTCTGAAACGTTGGATAAAGGCACTGTTTCTACAGTGAATAATGGTCTTGTGAATGATGGCGCAACTCAATGGGTGTTTTACAAGAATCAATATCTTTATGCACTGACTTATAATCAAGGGAATGCAGGTACGACCCGTTCTTATATCATGGATTCAAATAATGAAGTAAAGGCTCGTTCGGGGGAGTTTGCCATAAAGAGATTTACTACTTACGGTATTTATGATAAATATATCATGACCTCGTCTACCGGTGACGGACCCACTGCGTATGCTGATGAGAATGGATATTTACCAAAAATGTTTTTGCTTTCTTATTTGGATGTATCTGCTGAAACATTTACAACGAATGATACTCAAAATAAGGCTTATATGTCCGAGAACTTCTTGGGAAATGGAGAATATGTAACATTGGCCGGCATATTGGAACAAAATAATAAGCTGTATAGCGCTGCTATTCCAATGGGGTTAAGTCAATATGGATCGGCCACTGACGGGGGAAAATGGATACTTCCTGGCAATGATGATTTGGTAAAGACAGAAGACGGTGGTTCCAACAGCAGCAGTTATAAAAAAGGCGAATTGCAATGGACGCAATATCCCAACAAATGCTGGGTCGCTATTTTTGATAATGAAACGCTGACTACTAAAAAGATTATTGAGACTGATAAAATCAGCTATGCTTGTGGGCGAATGAAGTCTCAATATTACCAAACTATTTGGGCGGCAGATAATGGTGATATTTATGTATTTTCTCCTAGTTATGCCAAAACAATGGCTGATAAACGGCAACAGACTACCTTGGATGCTGGAGTCGTACGTATAAAGGCTGGAACAGAAGAGTTTGATCCTGATTATTATTATAGTATCGAAGCGCAGACCGGAGGTAAATCTTTCATTCGTTGTTGGCATATTACGGGAGATTATTTCTTGTTGTTGATGTATGATCGTCCCTTGACTGAAACTGGTTTCACAGCTAATCAGTTAGCGATATATAAAGGAGAAACCGGAAAACTTACTTATGTAACCGGCTTGCCTTCTGCCGATTTGATCTCTGGCTTTGGTAATACTCCGTATGTGGAGAATGGATATGCCTATATGGCTGTAACTACAACAGAAGGATATCCGTCTATTTATAAAATAGATCCGGTTGGTGCGGTAGCGACAAAGGGTGTTTCTATAGAAGCGACACAAATCAGTGGCGTCGGTAAACTGCAACCTCAGAACTGA
- a CDS encoding TonB-dependent receptor domain-containing protein has protein sequence MVSGKVISKEKQEVVDFATVYLKGTTYGCTTNEEGIYHLHAPAGKYTLVVSAIGYETIEKPITLVHGERIKMNVMIAPSVTELDEVVVVSNGVSRVKRSAFNAIAVDTKEFQNSTKNLSDALAKAPGMKLRESGGVGSDMQLMLDGFSGKHVKIFIDGVPQEGVGSSFGLNNIPVNFADRIEVYKGVVPVGFGTDAIGGVINIVTNKKRRNWFLDGSYSYGSFNTHKSYVNFGQTFKNGFTYEINAFQNYSDNDYHVDAPVEDFETGRIDKDKRVRVKRFNDTYHNEAVIGKIGIVDKKWVDRLMLGFTYSHMYKEIQTGVRQEIVYGEKHRKGHSLMPSLEYNKRDLLIKGLNVALTANYNKNATANIDTASYKYNWLGDRKLMNSPGEQSNQYSRADNNNWNGTLTVNYRLAKIHMLTFNHVLNTFRRSNTSLLAKVESEDAIAKETHKNISGLSYRLMPSDNWNLSVFGKYYSLYVAGPMATTTNQDDYVRTTRNMNSIGYGAAGTYFILSGLQAKLSYEKAYRLPTIEEMFGDEDLEMGDISIKPESSDNLNFNLSYNRTFGRHSVYMEGGVIYRNTKDYIQRNIADLSGGKYAAKYINYGKVLTKGYTVSARYGFGNWVSIGGNFTKMDVRDNMKTSISSSAENLAYKERMPNLPYMFADSDVTFYWRDLGRKGNMLTVSYDNQYLHSFTYYSSRIGSNKGDYVVPDQFSHNISLSYSLQKGRYNVSLECRNFTDEKLYDNFSLQKAGRAFYGKLRVCFGN, from the coding sequence ATGGTATCCGGTAAAGTGATATCCAAAGAAAAACAGGAAGTCGTAGATTTTGCGACCGTATATTTGAAGGGTACAACTTATGGCTGTACAACGAATGAAGAAGGTATTTATCATCTTCATGCACCGGCAGGGAAATATACACTGGTTGTTTCGGCTATAGGATATGAAACTATAGAAAAGCCCATAACTTTAGTTCATGGAGAAAGGATTAAGATGAATGTAATGATTGCCCCGTCAGTGACTGAGTTGGATGAAGTTGTAGTGGTATCTAACGGGGTTTCCCGTGTGAAACGTTCCGCATTCAATGCGATAGCTGTAGATACAAAAGAGTTCCAGAATTCTACCAAAAATCTGAGTGATGCTTTGGCTAAAGCTCCGGGAATGAAACTCCGTGAGTCAGGTGGGGTAGGTTCGGATATGCAATTGATGTTGGATGGTTTCAGTGGCAAACATGTGAAGATATTTATTGACGGTGTACCTCAGGAGGGAGTAGGGAGTTCTTTTGGCTTAAATAATATTCCTGTGAATTTTGCAGATAGGATTGAAGTGTATAAAGGGGTGGTTCCTGTAGGATTTGGCACGGATGCTATAGGTGGTGTTATCAATATTGTAACCAATAAGAAGAGACGTAATTGGTTTTTGGATGGCTCCTATTCATACGGGTCGTTCAATACGCATAAATCGTATGTGAATTTCGGACAAACTTTCAAAAACGGCTTTACTTATGAAATAAATGCTTTCCAAAACTATTCGGATAATGATTATCATGTGGACGCACCGGTAGAGGACTTTGAAACCGGAAGAATTGATAAAGATAAAAGGGTACGTGTTAAGCGCTTTAATGATACCTATCATAATGAGGCGGTTATAGGTAAGATTGGCATTGTGGATAAGAAATGGGTAGACAGATTGATGTTGGGCTTTACTTATTCACATATGTATAAGGAGATACAGACCGGAGTACGTCAGGAAATAGTTTATGGGGAAAAACATCGTAAAGGACATTCGTTGATGCCGTCATTGGAGTATAATAAGCGTGACTTATTAATCAAAGGTCTGAATGTGGCATTGACTGCCAATTATAATAAAAATGCAACGGCAAATATAGATACAGCTTCATATAAGTACAATTGGTTGGGTGATAGGAAATTAATGAACTCACCCGGTGAACAATCCAATCAATATTCACGGGCGGATAATAACAATTGGAATGGAACATTAACTGTTAATTACCGTCTGGCGAAAATACACATGCTGACCTTTAATCATGTGTTGAATACTTTCCGCCGTTCTAATACTTCTTTATTGGCTAAGGTGGAATCGGAGGATGCCATCGCTAAAGAAACCCATAAGAATATCTCCGGATTATCCTATCGGTTGATGCCGTCTGATAATTGGAACCTCTCAGTGTTTGGAAAATATTATAGTTTGTATGTAGCAGGTCCTATGGCTACGACTACGAATCAGGATGATTATGTCCGTACTACCCGAAACATGAATTCCATAGGGTATGGAGCTGCGGGAACTTATTTCATTCTATCCGGTTTGCAGGCAAAATTGTCATACGAAAAAGCATATCGTCTGCCTACTATTGAAGAAATGTTTGGAGATGAGGATTTGGAAATGGGAGATATCAGTATAAAACCTGAGAGTAGTGATAATTTGAATTTTAATTTGAGCTATAACAGAACATTTGGCAGGCATTCTGTATATATGGAAGGTGGAGTGATTTATCGGAATACGAAAGATTATATTCAGCGTAATATTGCGGATTTGAGTGGTGGTAAATATGCTGCGAAATATATTAATTACGGTAAAGTATTGACGAAAGGATATACTGTTTCTGCTCGTTACGGTTTTGGCAATTGGGTGAGTATAGGAGGTAATTTTACCAAAATGGATGTACGCGACAATATGAAAACATCTATTTCCAGCAGTGCGGAAAATTTGGCTTATAAAGAACGGATGCCGAACCTGCCTTATATGTTTGCTGATTCGGATGTTACTTTTTATTGGCGGGATTTAGGAAGGAAAGGCAATATGTTGACAGTGTCTTATGATAATCAATATCTGCATAGCTTTACTTATTATTCTTCCCGAATAGGCTCAAATAAGGGGGACTATGTGGTACCTGATCAATTCTCACACAATATATCCCTTTCTTATAGTTTGCAAAAAGGACGATATAACGTATCATTGGAATGTCGTAACTTCACAGATGAGAAGTTATATGATAATTTTAGTCTTCAGAAGGCCGGTCGGGCTTTTTATGGTAAACTGCGTGTTTGTTTCGGTAATTAA
- a CDS encoding glycoside hydrolase family 2 TIM barrel-domain containing protein: protein MKKIIGLFIILLCFCTTKAQQTEVRYLSGTGPDHTVKWNFWCSSGMNSQKWSKIDVPSCWEQQGFGGYTYGRYYIYKEHEKEKQYDAYRKHDFCDEYGIYRHCFDVPDTWKGKQISIVFEGVMTDAEVKINDVIAGPVHQGSFYRFSYDITDRLKFGKTNLMEVTVKKQSADKSVNAAERRADWWLFGGIYRPVYLTAKPRTQIEHIAVDARADGTLHTDVYLKNISKGQQLELSLISCDSQLPIGRQVCGLSTEEKQILTTHWNNIRTWDPEHPNLYRLTMRLLSTTGDVVHEITERIGFRTIEFRPEDGVYLNGTRLLVKGINRHCFDPETGRTISRELSLKDALLIKQMNMNAVRSHYPPDTHFLEACDSIGLLYLNELCGWQNSYSTEIAEKLLPEMIFRDVNHPCIFVWANGNEGGWNTAVDNRFADYDPQKRHVIHPWADFNGLDTRHYPNGTDNMYRLERGHKVFMMTEFLHGLYDRGQGAGLKGLWSKFKANPLFAGGFLWAYVDEAVRRTDTGQMDTYGPNAPDGIVGANREKEGSFYTVREVWSPIQIHPLKITSSFKGDFYVTNDYLFSNLSECRMKWKVMRLPIPQVSDSPICLAEGGVLLPAIQPGEKGIAHFDLPEKFFNGDILELEAYNVAGDMICNWTFPIKNNRKYFIEYRYLQPTTTATARYQTDDNSITLIANGVTATFNKANGNLVEVKNGSKIIPLSDGPLPVGMKMLFCSANLKMQGDTAIYTVKYKGAADSIVWRMAPDGLLGMDALVLNYRAKNKFDGVYFDRPVLNFGFSFSFPEKNISGMRWLGKGPYRVWKNRIEGTNYGIWQKDYNNTVTGEYYHQLIYPEFKGYHADLYWATLQSKTTPMTVYSETDGIFFRVFTPEEQRDRESRGISVKEYPAGDLSFLFEIPAVNSQGTGGEASYIKINKGDDGFRMKLWFDFRN, encoded by the coding sequence ATGAAGAAAATTATTGGACTGTTCATTATTTTATTATGCTTTTGCACGACAAAAGCTCAACAGACAGAAGTGAGGTATCTTTCCGGTACAGGACCGGATCATACTGTGAAGTGGAATTTCTGGTGCTCTTCAGGTATGAACTCTCAAAAGTGGAGCAAGATAGATGTTCCGTCTTGCTGGGAACAGCAAGGTTTTGGAGGCTATACCTACGGGCGCTATTATATTTATAAGGAACACGAGAAAGAAAAGCAATATGATGCCTACAGGAAACATGATTTTTGCGATGAATACGGCATCTATCGTCATTGTTTTGATGTTCCGGACACTTGGAAAGGCAAACAGATAAGTATTGTATTTGAAGGTGTTATGACTGATGCTGAAGTGAAAATCAACGATGTCATCGCTGGCCCTGTTCATCAGGGATCATTCTATCGTTTTTCTTATGATATCACGGACAGACTGAAATTCGGGAAAACGAATTTGATGGAAGTGACGGTGAAGAAGCAGTCGGCTGATAAATCAGTTAATGCAGCGGAGCGCCGGGCTGACTGGTGGCTTTTCGGAGGTATCTATCGTCCTGTATATCTGACGGCAAAGCCTCGCACGCAAATAGAACATATAGCGGTGGATGCCCGTGCTGACGGTACGTTGCACACAGATGTATATTTGAAAAATATTTCCAAAGGACAACAATTGGAACTGTCGCTCATTTCCTGTGATTCACAGCTTCCTATAGGGCGGCAGGTATGCGGGCTTTCGACGGAAGAGAAACAGATACTTACCACACATTGGAACAATATCAGGACATGGGATCCTGAACATCCCAACCTTTACCGGCTCACGATGCGTCTTCTTTCCACAACAGGAGATGTTGTGCACGAGATTACGGAGCGCATAGGATTCCGTACCATTGAATTCCGTCCTGAAGATGGCGTATATCTGAACGGTACTCGTCTTTTAGTGAAGGGGATTAACCGTCATTGCTTTGATCCGGAAACAGGTAGGACAATCAGCCGGGAACTCAGTCTGAAGGATGCTTTGCTCATTAAGCAGATGAATATGAATGCCGTGCGTTCACATTATCCACCAGATACTCATTTTTTAGAGGCGTGTGATTCCATAGGTCTTCTTTATCTCAATGAATTATGTGGTTGGCAGAATAGCTATAGCACTGAAATAGCAGAAAAGTTACTGCCTGAGATGATATTTCGTGATGTGAATCACCCGTGTATCTTTGTTTGGGCAAATGGTAACGAAGGAGGATGGAATACTGCTGTTGACAATCGTTTTGCCGACTATGATCCGCAGAAACGTCACGTCATTCATCCGTGGGCGGATTTCAATGGCTTGGATACACGTCATTACCCTAATGGTACGGATAACATGTATCGGTTGGAACGCGGGCATAAGGTTTTTATGATGACGGAGTTCCTGCATGGCCTCTATGACCGTGGACAGGGTGCAGGCCTCAAAGGACTATGGTCAAAGTTTAAGGCAAATCCACTTTTTGCCGGTGGCTTCCTTTGGGCATATGTGGATGAAGCTGTCCGCCGTACAGATACCGGACAAATGGACACTTACGGTCCTAATGCTCCCGATGGTATTGTGGGGGCAAATCGCGAAAAAGAAGGCAGTTTTTATACTGTTCGGGAGGTATGGTCACCCATTCAAATACATCCATTAAAAATAACTTCTTCTTTCAAAGGAGATTTTTATGTAACTAACGATTACTTATTCAGCAACTTAAGCGAATGCCGGATGAAGTGGAAGGTAATGCGTTTACCTATTCCACAGGTGTCCGACAGCCCCATCTGCTTAGCGGAGGGCGGCGTACTGTTACCTGCGATTCAGCCTGGCGAGAAGGGGATAGCCCACTTTGATTTGCCTGAGAAATTCTTCAATGGAGACATCTTGGAATTGGAAGCCTACAATGTAGCGGGAGATATGATATGTAATTGGACGTTTCCTATCAAGAATAACCGTAAGTACTTTATAGAATACAGGTATTTACAACCGACAACAACTGCTACTGCCAGATATCAGACAGACGACAATAGTATTACACTGATAGCGAATGGAGTTACAGCAACATTCAACAAAGCGAATGGTAATTTGGTAGAAGTGAAGAACGGTAGCAAGATCATACCATTGTCTGATGGTCCTCTCCCGGTCGGGATGAAGATGCTTTTCTGTTCTGCTAACCTAAAGATGCAAGGTGATACTGCCATTTATACCGTAAAATATAAAGGTGCGGCCGACTCCATTGTCTGGAGAATGGCACCTGACGGATTGCTTGGAATGGATGCATTAGTGCTGAATTACAGAGCAAAGAACAAGTTTGACGGTGTATACTTTGACCGTCCGGTTCTTAATTTCGGTTTTTCATTCTCTTTTCCTGAAAAGAACATCAGTGGGATGCGTTGGTTAGGCAAAGGTCCTTACCGGGTATGGAAGAACCGTATCGAAGGAACGAATTATGGTATTTGGCAGAAGGACTACAACAATACGGTGACGGGAGAATATTATCATCAGCTTATTTATCCGGAATTCAAAGGGTATCATGCAGATCTCTATTGGGCAACACTCCAATCAAAGACAACACCGATGACAGTTTATTCGGAAACTGACGGTATTTTCTTTCGCGTCTTCACTCCGGAGGAGCAGCGTGACCGTGAAAGCCGTGGAATATCAGTAAAGGAATATCCTGCTGGAGACCTTTCGTTCTTATTTGAAATTCCGGCTGTCAACTCTCAGGGGACAGGAGGAGAGGCTTCTTATATTAAAATTAATAAAGGGGATGATGGCTTTAGAATGAAGCTATGGTTTGATTTCCGGAACTAG